A stretch of DNA from Halobacteriovorax sp. JY17:
AGGGCTCTTACTCTTAAAACTTCTTTGTTCTAAGAAGAAATAAGGCCCCTCGTAAGGGGCCCCATATTCATTATAATTTTAATTCAGTGTAAGGTAGGTCAAGGTCAAGTGCTACTTGTTGATAGACAAGGTCACCTTTGTAAACATTGATCCCTTTTCTAAAGGCAGAGTCCATTCTTGCAGCTTCTTCAACACCCATTGAGGCAATCATTCTAGCGTACTTAAGTGTTACGTTAGTAAGTGCAAAAGTAGATGTTCTAGCTACAGCTCCAGGCATATTCGCTACACAGTAGTGAACAACTCCATCAATTTCAAAAGTAGGATCTTGGTGAGTCGTTGGCTTACAAGTTTCAATACAACCACCTTGATCAACAGCGATATCTACTACTACTGATCCTTTTTCCATTTTAGAAATCATTGCTTTCGTTACTAGCTTTGGTGCTTTCGCTCCAGGAATTAGAACCGCACCAATTACTAGGTCAGATGTGATAACGCTATTTTCAATATTTTCGATATTTGAAAATAATGTCGTAATTCTATTATCAAATAAGTCATCAAGCTCAGCTAGTCTCTTAGTTGAAAGGTCGATTGCTGTAACATCAGCTCCCATTCCCATTGCCATCTTAATTGCATTTGTTCCAGCGATACCACAACCTATAACAGTTACTTTTGCTCTTCTTGTTCCAGGAACACCACCTAGAAGAATACCTTTTCCTCCGTGATCTTTTTGAAGATAAGCAGCACCAACTTGAGTGGCCATTCTTCCTGCAACTTCAGACATAGGAGTTAGAAGTGGAAGTGATCCATCATCAGGTTGAATTGTTTCATAGGCAATTGAAGTAGAACCTGATTCCATTAAACCTTTTGTTTGATCTGGGTCAGCAGCAAGGTGTAAATATGTATAAAGAATATGATGAGGCTTTAAACAAGCAATCTCTCTCGCTTGTGGCTCTTTTACTTTGATAATCATTGTTGATTCAGCAAAGACGTCTTCTAATGTAGGAAGAATTTTTGCACCAGCTTTAATGTATTCCTCGTTTTCGATTCCTACTCCAACACCAGCATTATTTTCGACGAAAACTTCGTGACCATCGTGAATTAATTGTCTTACTCCACCAGGTACAAGTCCAACTCTGTTTTCATTATTTTTAATTTCTCTTGGAACACCAATTTTCATCAACTCTCTCCTAAATTAAATAGAGTGGTAAAATATATTTTTTCCAAAATATAATCATTTGGAAACGTTATTGAAACCAAAAAATAGGGGTATGTTAATAATATAAGACTTGGGAATCGAAGGTCGGATAGACCGGAAAAGAGAAGGTATTTTGCGCGTCTAGTTTGAGCTTTTCGTGCTCTAAAGCGTGATTCATGTGAATGAGTCCGCACTCTTTAGGAGCAATCTGTGAAATATAGTCGAAGCTGCGCTCTTGCCATAAGTGTGTTCTATGCTCATGGTTCGTCACACAATCTAAAATAAGTAGGTCGAGATTCCTGTCTTTTAGGAGTTGAATTTGCTCCGAGGAAAGCTCGTGGCAGTCAATGATATAGGCCATCTTTCCATGAATGATTCCAAGCGTTTGGGTGTAGCCGTGGTTGAGCATAAGAAATTCAAATTCCTCCCCCTGAATGGACATAACACCCTTCTCTGGGACTTCCTCTAAGCTTAATCTTGGGATTCCCCCTCCTATATTAGGCCTACTTTCATGGGCCTTGAAGATGTAGGGGTACTTCGCAGTTAGTTGTGCGGCGCAGTCTTTATAGGTATAGATAGGAATTGAGCTTCCATTTGGGGGGAATGTCAGAGGTCTAAGATCGTCTATTCCGTGCGTGTGGTCGGCGTGATCGTGGGTAATAAAGGCGAAATCAATTTTATTTATTTTGTTATGGAGGAGCTGAAATCTCAAATCTGTAGTGGTATCGATAAGTATAGAGCGACCTTTGGCCGTTTCTAGATAAACACTTGTGCGCAGTCTCTTATTCTCTTTTAGAGGCGACAAGCACACAGGGCATTGGCAACCAACCATAGGAATTCCTGTGCTTGTTCCCGAACCTAAAATTGTGAGCTTATTCTTTTTCTGTGTCATCGTTCTCTAGTTGTCATAGCAGTTTCAAGTGTTTAAGCTATATTCCTGTATTAACTATACCAATTCTTTTGAAAATGGATAGGGAGAAATCTCAATGTATAAAACAATTATTCTCTTACTACTTCTGGCCCTTATGAGTTGTTCTCACTCAGGAGTTCAAAAAACAGGGAGCTTAGGTGATTCAAGTAATCTAAAGCTTAATGTGAAGAAGTTCACTTTGGACAATGGATTAAGACTACTCGTCGTTGAAAATCCACAGTTACCAATTTATTCCTATTACACTTTCTTTGATGTTGGTGGAAGGTATGAGTCTGCGGGAACTACTGGTGCGACACATTTTCTTGAACATATGATGTTTAAAGGAGCGAAGAAGTATGGGCCACATAAATTTGATACGTTCATTGAAAGCAACGGTGGATCGACCAATGCTTATACAACATTTGACTCAACTGTTTACTACGAGAATCTTCCAAGTCACACAATTGAGACGATGATTGATATGGAAGCAGATAGACTTCAGTACGTTCTCCTAGAGCCAAAGGCCTTTGAAAAAGAAAGGGCCGTTGTTTTAGAAGAGAGAAAGTACCGTTATGAAAATAGTCCTAAGGGGCAATTATTCTTAGCTATGATGCAGTCTGTATTTAAGGGAACCCCTTATGGTGGTTCTGTGATTGGAAACGAGTTAGATGTAAAGAATTTAAAAATTGATGAGATGAGAAAATTCTTTGATAAATTCTATACTCCAGATAATGCAATTGTCGTAATCGTCGGTGATGTTGATGCGGATAAAGTCTACGACATGGTTAAAGAGAAGTACGGGCATATTAAGCCATCAAAGGACTTGAAAGAGTTTAAGAAGAAAATGGATTCAGACGAGAGATATTCTCATAGAGCAAGGTATAAGAAGGAAATTAAAATTTACGGACAAAGTCCATCTCCAATGTTTACTGTTGCCTATAAGGGGATGAGAATTGGAAAGGAAGAGTCCTTCGTTCTCGATATTTTAAGCTCTATCTTAGGTGATGGGTCTAGTTCTTACTTTAATCAAAAGTATGTAAAGAATAAGAAGCCACTTCTTTCAAGAATTTCAGTCGCAAATTATACTCTAAAAAATAATGGGGTTTTCTTCTTCTCTGGGGAGCTCTTGAAGAGAACAAACCTAGACAAATTTAAAGGACAGATTTTAAGAGATATTAGAAAGTCTTGTGATGAAGCCATCACAGAGAGAACTGTTCAAAAAACAAAGAATCAATATCTTGTTCAATACTATGGAGAACTTCAGTCTAATAGTGGCGTTGCGAGTTTTATTGGGCTTCGTGAAAACTTTTACAATGACTACTCATTCTACAATAAGGAACTTGAAATTTATCAATCTGTAACGACTGAGCAAGTGAAGAAAGCTTGCCACGATATTTTTGATAAGAATGAATATATCTTCCTCTCTGTGTGGGACAAGAATCCAAAAGGAAATAAATAATGAAAGTAAGAACTTTAAAATTACTTCTCCTCATTTGTAGCTTTTCACTACCTGGTTACTCATTTGGTTTTGGAAAAGATAGAATTAAGAAGTTGAATTGGAATGGAATAGAAGTTACTTGGTTAGAGGACAATAGGTTTCCTACTTATCAAGCAATGATTCACTTTGCTGATGGTTCACTCTCTGATCACCCAAAGAGACTTGGTGAAACTTCTATGATGTTTGACCTTATTGACAGTGGGACTAGAAGATACTCTCAAAAAGATATTTCTGATAACCTAGAGTATTTTGGCGCCAGCTGGGGGGCTTTTGTTACTCATGAGTCTACGGTATTTGAAGTTTCAGGCTTAGCAAAAGATATGAGCCCAACTATGAAGAAAATTTGTCATCTCTTTAGAGATGCTAGCTTCACAGGTAAGGAAATGGATAAGTATAAGAGAGCTCTTAGAAATGCAGCTAGAAGTGTTGTAAATAATCACTCTCTAGTAGCTTCAAACTCATTTAGAGAGTTATCTCTTGCGGGAACTCCTTATAGTTATCCTGTTGGAGGGAAAATAAAAGATCTCAATGGCATTCATACAAACGACTTAAAAAGAAAGCTTTCTTATTTTAATACAAAAGTTAAAAAGAAAGTTTATATTACAGGTCCAGAGTCTATTCTTGGGCTTGAGAGTATTATCGAAAAAGATTGTGGTTGGAAGGGTGCTGTTGAAAATTATGAGAGAGTTCTCTCTTATGAGCCTAAGAAGCCAAGTAAATCTCCTGAGATCTACTTAGTCACTGTGCCTAAGGCCAACCAAGCACAGGTGAGGTTAGGGAGGTTTTTAAATGAAGGTGAATTTGAAAATCAAGAATTGAACTCTCTAAGTTCTGAGTTTTTAGGAGGTGGATTTACTTCGAAACTCATGAGAGAGATTAGAGTGAAGAGAGGTCTCTCTTATACTGCAAGTGCTTTTGCTGGTGGACAGAGGCAGTATGGACGTTCTGTAATTTCTACTTTTACCAAAGTTAAAACAGTTAAAGAACTCTTAGAAGTTGTGAGAAATGTTTTAAATGATATTAAAAATAATGGTATTGATGAAGCAGAACTTAATAAGGCGAAAGGGGCCCTCGCTGGAAGCTTCCCATTTCGTTTTGAGAGGAGTTCAGCTTATTTACAGCAGTTAATGCATCTTGATGATATTCATAAGAGTTATGAATCCCTATATCACTTTCCTAATGTTGTAAGAGCATTTAAAGAAGAGGACGTAAGAAAAAATCTAAGCTCTCTCTTTAGTTGGGAAAATCAAACGATTGTAATTGTTGGACCAAAGAGTTTGGCAAAAGAATTGAAAGAATTTGGGAAAGTTAAAGTTGTAGACTATAAGACATTCTTTTAAATATCTTAGCTAGTCACACTCATCTGTGACTAGCTTCCTGTTGTATGACCATCAATATTTACCATTGCTCCAGGGTGAATCACTAAGTTTTGTGACTTAATAAGTCCTGATAATTTTCCAGAAGGAAAGATTTCTACTTTTCCAGAGGAGATTATTTCACCTTTGATTTTTCCAAAGACTTTAAGGTCTTTACAGTGAATCTTGCCTTCAATAGTTGAGGTTTCTTCAATGGTGAGAAGTGATTTATCTCGGATGTGGATATCACCCTCAATATCTCCTGCAATGTGAGTAAGACCGCTGAAGTTAAAAACGCCATTTAGTCTTGTCTTCTTTCCTATTAGAGTAAATTCCTGCTCTTCAATTGATATTATATTGTCCATAATTACTTCAAGTCTTTGGCGACGAGTTTCTTATAAAGTAAGTCACCAGTTCGAGAGAATATTAGAATTTTAAAGAGAACTTTATGTTCATCAAAACCTGTTAAGTCAAAATTTGCTGTAACATGGCGCAATCTTGAAAAAGCAAAAGACTCACCTTGATTATAAGAAATAAGCATATCTTCAGAAGCGATTTCTTTTATAGGGTAGAGAAGTATCTTACTTGTTGAGCTCATCAGAATGTGAATATAGCCCGAGAGCTTTACGCTATTCTTAGTTTGATTGATAATATTGAACTTAATACTGAGGCTATTTTCCTTTCTATCAAACTCTGTATCATCAACAGTAAGTGCTGGTGTTGTACTCAAGTCTTCTTGACCAGCAACAGGTTTAAACATTGCTAGAGAAGTAAATTTCACTCCTTCTGTTGGACCGCTTGATAACTTCTTTTCAAAATCTTTATTAAGAATGAGAAGTTGCTCAACTTGTTCATGGAGATCACTATTTGCAAGTTTTAAATCTCGAATAACTGCCGGTTCCTTTCTTCTTGCCATTTCTCTAATTTGCTTGAAGTAGACGCTTCCTCCAATAATTACAAGAATTGAAATAATCGTAATAATAGGAAGGACGTAGAGAGTGAATTTGAGGGCAAATCTATTTGTATTTAAAAAGACTGGTCCTTTCTTATCGTCATAGATTAGAAAGGACATTTTTGCAGGTTTATTGGACATAATTAATTACTTTCTCTTTTTACAAAGTCTGCTCCAAGAATTGTTGCAGGGTCATTATTCTTAAAGAATCTCATAGAAGGTTGGAAAGCAACTTTCTCTTCATCTTCTTTCTTTATACCGCTCTTTGTCCAAGTTTCATTTACAATCTTCCAGTTATAGAATTCATCTTGCTTAAGGTAGAGTGATTTACGACCAATATCACTAATTGTATTTGAGTTATAAATTTGTTTAAAGCTTATAACAGCATAATCTTTCGCTTTAAAAATAGAGACATGTTCAATTTGAATATCAGGCTTTCCTGGATTATTAAAGACTGCCGTCTTATAGGTTTTGAAGTCTTTATAACCACCTCTGAATTTATCAAAGAATTCTGTAGGGTGATAGCTATTGAAGTAGAGTTTCTTATCTTCTGTTTGCCATCCAGTTAACCATTGCTCGAGAGCATCATTAAGTGAAGTTCTTTGATTGAGCCATGCAGCCTTTTCTAAGTAATTTAAATTTTGAACAACTATCATCGGAGTTCTATTTAATTCAATAAACTTAGATAGCTCAATAAGATTTGAGTTTGTTGCAACAACGCAACCTCTTGAGTCTAGGCCCTTATCAATTCTTGTTTCATCATTTGTGGAGTGAAGCCAAATTCCTCCACCTGTTTTTCCATTTCTCTTATCAATAGGGTTTGGGTAGTTCATAACAAATGCACCGACCCCATAAATTTGACCTTGTTTTCCATGTCT
This window harbors:
- a CDS encoding pitrilysin family protein — protein: MKVRTLKLLLLICSFSLPGYSFGFGKDRIKKLNWNGIEVTWLEDNRFPTYQAMIHFADGSLSDHPKRLGETSMMFDLIDSGTRRYSQKDISDNLEYFGASWGAFVTHESTVFEVSGLAKDMSPTMKKICHLFRDASFTGKEMDKYKRALRNAARSVVNNHSLVASNSFRELSLAGTPYSYPVGGKIKDLNGIHTNDLKRKLSYFNTKVKKKVYITGPESILGLESIIEKDCGWKGAVENYERVLSYEPKKPSKSPEIYLVTVPKANQAQVRLGRFLNEGEFENQELNSLSSEFLGGGFTSKLMREIRVKRGLSYTASAFAGGQRQYGRSVISTFTKVKTVKELLEVVRNVLNDIKNNGIDEAELNKAKGALAGSFPFRFERSSAYLQQLMHLDDIHKSYESLYHFPNVVRAFKEEDVRKNLSSLFSWENQTIVIVGPKSLAKELKEFGKVKVVDYKTFF
- a CDS encoding L,D-transpeptidase family protein, producing the protein MIKINLSAILLLFGFTSFAENSYYPAQLLMLDDDFAHHVIIAEKSTHSLYLFKSQNGKPTLVNKYPMATGKKAGDKLFQGDHRTPEGVYSFTDFLTHQDLLDRHGKQGQIYGVGAFVMNYPNPIDKRNGKTGGGIWLHSTNDETRIDKGLDSRGCVVATNSNLIELSKFIELNRTPMIVVQNLNYLEKAAWLNQRTSLNDALEQWLTGWQTEDKKLYFNSYHPTEFFDKFRGGYKDFKTYKTAVFNNPGKPDIQIEHVSIFKAKDYAVISFKQIYNSNTISDIGRKSLYLKQDEFYNWKIVNETWTKSGIKKEDEEKVAFQPSMRFFKNNDPATILGADFVKRESN
- a CDS encoding pitrilysin family protein, whose product is MYKTIILLLLLALMSCSHSGVQKTGSLGDSSNLKLNVKKFTLDNGLRLLVVENPQLPIYSYYTFFDVGGRYESAGTTGATHFLEHMMFKGAKKYGPHKFDTFIESNGGSTNAYTTFDSTVYYENLPSHTIETMIDMEADRLQYVLLEPKAFEKERAVVLEERKYRYENSPKGQLFLAMMQSVFKGTPYGGSVIGNELDVKNLKIDEMRKFFDKFYTPDNAIVVIVGDVDADKVYDMVKEKYGHIKPSKDLKEFKKKMDSDERYSHRARYKKEIKIYGQSPSPMFTVAYKGMRIGKEESFVLDILSSILGDGSSSYFNQKYVKNKKPLLSRISVANYTLKNNGVFFFSGELLKRTNLDKFKGQILRDIRKSCDEAITERTVQKTKNQYLVQYYGELQSNSGVASFIGLRENFYNDYSFYNKELEIYQSVTTEQVKKACHDIFDKNEYIFLSVWDKNPKGNK
- the ald gene encoding alanine dehydrogenase; protein product: MKIGVPREIKNNENRVGLVPGGVRQLIHDGHEVFVENNAGVGVGIENEEYIKAGAKILPTLEDVFAESTMIIKVKEPQAREIACLKPHHILYTYLHLAADPDQTKGLMESGSTSIAYETIQPDDGSLPLLTPMSEVAGRMATQVGAAYLQKDHGGKGILLGGVPGTRRAKVTVIGCGIAGTNAIKMAMGMGADVTAIDLSTKRLAELDDLFDNRITTLFSNIENIENSVITSDLVIGAVLIPGAKAPKLVTKAMISKMEKGSVVVDIAVDQGGCIETCKPTTHQDPTFEIDGVVHYCVANMPGAVARTSTFALTNVTLKYARMIASMGVEEAARMDSAFRKGINVYKGDLVYQQVALDLDLPYTELKL
- a CDS encoding polymer-forming cytoskeletal protein; its protein translation is MDNIISIEEQEFTLIGKKTRLNGVFNFSGLTHIAGDIEGDIHIRDKSLLTIEETSTIEGKIHCKDLKVFGKIKGEIISSGKVEIFPSGKLSGLIKSQNLVIHPGAMVNIDGHTTGS
- a CDS encoding MBL fold metallo-hydrolase, translated to MTQKKNKLTILGSGTSTGIPMVGCQCPVCLSPLKENKRLRTSVYLETAKGRSILIDTTTDLRFQLLHNKINKIDFAFITHDHADHTHGIDDLRPLTFPPNGSSIPIYTYKDCAAQLTAKYPYIFKAHESRPNIGGGIPRLSLEEVPEKGVMSIQGEEFEFLMLNHGYTQTLGIIHGKMAYIIDCHELSSEQIQLLKDRNLDLLILDCVTNHEHRTHLWQERSFDYISQIAPKECGLIHMNHALEHEKLKLDAQNTFSFPVYPTFDSQVLYY